A genomic region of Salinibacterium sp. NK8237 contains the following coding sequences:
- the radA gene encoding DNA repair protein RadA, whose product MARAVSNFRCTECGWTSIKWVGRCGECQQWGTVTDAGAATGITKRVATVAVSNTSGARSITEIGAESVAHWPSGIAEFDRVLGGGVVPGAAILLSGEPGVGKSTLLLEVASRAAASGQRVLYVTAEESVSQVRLRAERTNALHPSLFLAAETDLGTILGQIDHVKPQLVIVDSVQTVASAATEGIAGGPSQVREVASTLIRVSKDQNLPILLVGHVTKDGTIAGPRLLEHLVDVVLQFEGDRQTALRFVRAHKNRFGSTEEVGCFEMTGEGIAEVSDPSGLFLSHARQPVSGTCVTIALEGRRALPVEVQALIVKSQAPQPRRVVNGVDASRVAMLLAVLERRAGIPLSTFDVYVSTVGGIRVTEPGADLAIALAIASAYKDKAFSATMAVVGEISLAGEIRPASSAKQRLAEAARLGFDTIIDADAAHVREALRLAFAGATDERVQIPEF is encoded by the coding sequence ATGGCCCGAGCTGTAAGTAATTTTCGCTGCACTGAGTGCGGCTGGACGAGCATTAAATGGGTGGGCCGCTGCGGCGAATGCCAGCAGTGGGGCACCGTGACGGATGCTGGCGCAGCAACAGGCATCACCAAGCGCGTGGCCACCGTTGCCGTCTCTAACACGAGCGGCGCACGCTCCATCACCGAGATCGGTGCCGAGTCCGTTGCGCACTGGCCGAGCGGCATCGCCGAGTTCGACCGCGTGCTCGGCGGCGGCGTCGTGCCCGGCGCTGCCATTCTGTTGAGCGGCGAACCCGGCGTCGGCAAGTCAACGCTGCTACTCGAGGTGGCGTCGCGGGCTGCGGCATCCGGTCAGCGTGTTCTGTATGTCACGGCCGAAGAGTCGGTGAGCCAAGTTCGCTTGCGCGCCGAACGCACCAACGCCCTGCACCCGTCGCTGTTCTTGGCCGCCGAGACCGATCTCGGCACGATCCTCGGTCAGATCGATCACGTCAAGCCACAACTAGTGATCGTCGACTCCGTGCAAACGGTCGCCTCTGCCGCAACCGAGGGCATCGCGGGCGGGCCGTCGCAAGTGCGCGAAGTTGCGTCCACTCTCATCCGGGTCAGCAAAGACCAGAACCTGCCCATCCTCCTTGTGGGTCACGTCACTAAAGACGGCACCATTGCGGGCCCACGCCTGCTCGAACACCTCGTGGATGTCGTGCTCCAGTTCGAAGGCGACCGCCAGACGGCGCTGCGCTTTGTCCGCGCCCACAAGAACCGTTTTGGCTCCACCGAAGAAGTCGGTTGCTTCGAGATGACCGGCGAAGGCATCGCCGAGGTTTCCGACCCCAGCGGCCTCTTCCTTTCCCACGCCCGCCAACCCGTGAGTGGCACGTGCGTCACGATCGCCCTCGAAGGTCGGCGTGCTCTGCCCGTTGAGGTGCAGGCGCTGATCGTGAAATCTCAGGCTCCCCAACCGCGCCGCGTCGTCAACGGCGTCGATGCCTCACGAGTGGCCATGCTGCTCGCGGTGCTTGAGCGGCGAGCGGGAATCCCTCTGTCTACCTTCGATGTGTACGTGTCGACCGTGGGCGGCATCCGCGTCACGGAGCCCGGCGCCGACCTCGCGATCGCGCTCGCCATCGCCAGCGCGTATAAGGACAAAGCGTTCTCCGCCACCATGGCCGTCGTCGGCGAGATCAGTCTGGCTGGCGAGATTCGACCGGCATCATCCGCGAAGCAGCGACTGGCAGAAGCAGCACGCCTCGGTTTCGACACCATCATCGATGCCGACGCTGCCCACGTGCGTGAAGCCCTCCGCCTGGCCTTTGCTGGCGCGACCGACGAGCGCGTGCAGATCCCCGAGTTCTAA
- a CDS encoding SseB family protein — MDSSSSSAQSADFSSPLLAQALEAGDPVAVALALRNDRVMVPLLTDTASDGAASDGSASNENEAQVRVFRRGEADKYMLLLFSSVEAYVAMLPEETDHQVVAYRADDLRTFLETNRGVLESVWFDVAGPHAMQAEPDDILDALTLS; from the coding sequence ATGGATTCTTCATCCTCCTCGGCGCAGAGTGCCGACTTCAGCTCGCCCTTGCTCGCTCAAGCTCTGGAAGCTGGCGACCCGGTAGCAGTGGCTCTGGCGCTGCGTAACGACCGCGTGATGGTGCCGCTGCTCACGGATACTGCCAGTGACGGCGCCGCCTCTGACGGCAGCGCGTCGAACGAGAACGAAGCGCAAGTGCGTGTCTTTCGTCGCGGAGAAGCTGACAAGTACATGCTGTTGCTGTTCTCGTCGGTCGAGGCATACGTTGCGATGCTGCCCGAGGAGACCGACCATCAGGTCGTCGCCTATCGCGCGGATGACTTGCGCACCTTTTTGGAGACCAATCGAGGCGTTCTGGAGTCGGTCTGGTTCGACGTCGCTGGCCCCCACGCGATGCAAGCAGAGCCCGATGACATTCTCGATGCCCTCACCCTTTCCTAG
- a CDS encoding FAD-dependent oxidoreductase: MSSSPTHRTRRILVIGGVAAGMSFATRMRRRDEHAEIVIFERSGHVSFANCGLAYYLGGVITDRDELLLQTPAGLGSRFGLDVRVNHNVTAIDPTQRSITVHNHVDDTISTESYDELVIATGASAVIPAIPGSERMLVLRNIEDVDLLQSSLDALDPATANVVVLGAGYIGIEMAENLAKRGLKVTLAQRPAHVLGTFDAEMVTPIEAHLRENGVALHLATEAIAMDDTSVQLSDGSSVAADLVVAAVGVRPDNGLAVHAGLATGPTGGIRVSAGYQTSAPHIYAIGDVAEKVGAISGEHELVALAGPANRDGRYLADTLAGDHVHSKPALGTAIVGVFDLTAASLGSTERALRAAGRDIRVIHTHPVSHAGYYPGAQSLSLKLIVDAATDLILGAQAVGREGVDKRMDVIATATSVGLTASALADLELSYAPQYGSAKDPINHLGYVAKNLRDNLSASIQWHEIDAELEAGTLLVDVRTPAEFESGAIPHAVNIPLDDLRSRFGELDDRRVIVHCQVGQRGHTAVRILTQHGIDAVNLDGGYRTWLAANA, from the coding sequence ATGAGCTCTTCCCCCACGCACCGCACACGCCGCATCCTCGTTATCGGTGGAGTCGCCGCCGGAATGTCCTTCGCCACGCGCATGCGTCGTCGCGATGAGCACGCCGAGATCGTCATCTTTGAACGCAGCGGTCACGTGTCGTTCGCCAACTGCGGGCTTGCGTACTATCTCGGCGGTGTCATCACCGACCGCGACGAGCTGCTGCTGCAGACTCCCGCAGGCCTCGGCAGCCGCTTCGGCCTCGACGTGCGCGTCAACCACAACGTCACCGCCATCGACCCGACCCAACGCAGCATCACCGTGCACAACCACGTCGACGACACCATCAGCACCGAAAGCTACGACGAGCTCGTGATCGCGACCGGCGCGAGCGCAGTCATTCCTGCCATCCCTGGCAGTGAGCGGATGCTCGTGCTGCGCAATATCGAAGACGTCGACCTGCTCCAGTCCTCCCTCGACGCCCTCGACCCGGCGACCGCGAACGTTGTCGTTTTGGGTGCCGGCTACATCGGCATCGAGATGGCCGAAAATCTTGCCAAGCGCGGCCTCAAGGTCACTCTCGCGCAACGCCCCGCGCATGTGCTCGGAACCTTCGACGCCGAAATGGTCACCCCGATCGAAGCCCACCTTCGCGAGAACGGCGTTGCCCTCCACCTCGCGACGGAAGCGATCGCGATGGATGACACCTCCGTCCAGCTCAGCGACGGCTCCAGCGTTGCCGCAGACCTCGTCGTCGCGGCTGTTGGTGTGCGACCCGACAACGGGCTCGCCGTGCACGCTGGCCTCGCTACCGGGCCAACGGGCGGCATCCGGGTCAGTGCTGGGTATCAGACCAGCGCACCCCACATCTATGCGATCGGCGACGTCGCCGAGAAGGTCGGGGCGATCAGCGGCGAGCACGAACTCGTTGCGCTTGCGGGGCCAGCCAACCGTGACGGCCGCTACCTTGCCGACACGCTCGCCGGGGATCACGTGCACTCGAAGCCCGCACTCGGCACCGCCATTGTCGGCGTTTTCGATCTCACCGCCGCCAGCCTCGGTTCGACCGAGCGCGCGCTGCGTGCTGCCGGTCGCGACATTCGCGTGATCCACACCCACCCGGTGTCTCACGCTGGCTATTACCCCGGCGCCCAGTCGCTGTCACTCAAGCTCATCGTCGACGCCGCCACCGATCTCATCCTCGGCGCCCAAGCCGTCGGGCGCGAAGGTGTCGACAAGCGAATGGATGTGATTGCGACCGCCACGAGCGTCGGCCTCACTGCAAGTGCTCTCGCCGACCTCGAGCTCTCCTATGCGCCGCAGTATGGCTCAGCCAAAGACCCCATCAACCACCTCGGCTACGTCGCCAAAAACCTGCGAGACAACCTCAGCGCCTCGATTCAGTGGCACGAGATCGATGCCGAACTGGAGGCGGGCACGCTGCTGGTGGATGTTCGCACCCCCGCCGAATTCGAAAGCGGCGCCATCCCGCACGCCGTCAACATTCCGCTCGACGATTTGCGCAGCCGCTTCGGCGAGCTCGACGACCGCCGCGTGATCGTGCACTGCCAGGTCGGACAGCGCGGCCACACCGCCGTGCGCATCCTCACCCAGCACGGAATCGACGCCGTCAATCTCGATGGCGGCTACCGCACATGGCTCGCGGCCAACGCCTAA
- a CDS encoding DUF2510 domain-containing protein, whose amino-acid sequence MTVTLFNVEDNSFGVPAGWYPDPLGLPQLRWWDAQAWTEHTSDARAPIVVQPTTKLAFADDDYDDDVDELPSRREQRDRERHDTDDFLTTETRSEPEPETAPVHDELSAQPLLAMTLRELEAPIDDAQQADEPMLLPKSANAHANSMPGASTLSSYAEEEAAPEREIRQHRTYNAAVWLIAILPVIQLLTSMFLIAGAGLGSNLPLLLVVWIAPYIVVLGLAAYDNLLLQVWGHEEPASAAWAFLTAPVYLVIRGLRTMKETGKGIAPIATWTGSMMSLVIGMLILPGLLISLIPQTFSNQIENSIQAQAATLGADIQLSCPSTPPVLIGDTFTCRAVKPASGESDSILVSLQRENGWISWRVEDWGLWTLFG is encoded by the coding sequence GTGACGGTTACTCTGTTCAACGTGGAAGACAACAGTTTCGGTGTGCCAGCCGGATGGTACCCAGATCCACTGGGCTTGCCCCAGTTGCGCTGGTGGGATGCCCAGGCCTGGACCGAGCACACCTCAGATGCACGTGCCCCTATTGTTGTGCAGCCGACGACGAAGCTTGCGTTCGCCGACGACGACTATGACGATGATGTCGATGAGCTTCCGTCGCGGCGTGAACAGCGCGATCGCGAACGCCACGACACCGACGACTTCCTCACAACGGAGACGCGCAGCGAGCCCGAGCCCGAGACTGCTCCGGTTCACGACGAGCTAAGCGCTCAGCCGCTTCTCGCGATGACCCTGCGTGAACTCGAGGCACCCATTGACGACGCGCAGCAGGCCGATGAGCCGATGCTGCTGCCGAAGTCGGCTAATGCTCACGCGAACTCGATGCCCGGTGCATCCACTCTCAGCTCGTACGCCGAAGAAGAAGCTGCGCCTGAGCGCGAGATTCGCCAACACCGCACCTACAACGCGGCTGTGTGGCTCATCGCGATCCTGCCGGTGATTCAACTTTTGACCAGCATGTTCTTGATTGCGGGCGCAGGCCTTGGCAGCAACTTGCCGCTGCTCCTTGTCGTCTGGATTGCTCCTTATATTGTTGTGCTCGGCCTTGCTGCCTACGACAACCTGCTCTTGCAGGTGTGGGGACACGAAGAACCTGCAAGCGCAGCGTGGGCATTCCTCACTGCACCTGTTTACCTCGTGATTCGCGGCCTTCGCACCATGAAAGAGACCGGTAAGGGCATCGCACCAATCGCGACCTGGACTGGCTCGATGATGTCGCTGGTTATCGGAATGTTGATTCTTCCCGGACTGCTCATCTCCTTGATCCCGCAGACCTTCAGCAACCAGATTGAAAATTCGATTCAGGCTCAAGCCGCAACTCTCGGAGCGGACATTCAGCTTTCGTGCCCCTCTACTCCGCCGGTCCTCATCGGTGACACGTTCACGTGTCGCGCAGTGAAGCCAGCAAGCGGTGAGAGCGATTCGATTCTGGTCAGCTTGCAGCGTGAGAACGGCTGGATCAGCTGGCGCGTAGAGGACTGGGGTCTCTGGACCCTGTTCGGCTAG
- a CDS encoding metal-sensitive transcriptional regulator: MTASEVATSEVATSADAATGHDPEAMRKVMNRLKRAEGQLHALIQSMGADSNCKDVVTQLAAVSKALDRAGFMIIANALQSCSTDDADGEGNHDGMSHADIEKLFLTLA; encoded by the coding sequence ATGACCGCCTCTGAAGTTGCTACCTCTGAAGTCGCCACCTCCGCGGATGCCGCTACCGGGCACGACCCCGAAGCCATGCGCAAGGTCATGAACCGCCTCAAGCGCGCCGAAGGTCAGCTGCACGCCCTCATCCAGTCGATGGGAGCCGACTCGAACTGCAAAGACGTTGTCACGCAACTCGCTGCCGTCAGCAAGGCACTCGATCGCGCCGGTTTCATGATCATCGCGAACGCCCTGCAATCATGCTCGACGGATGATGCGGATGGCGAGGGCAACCACGATGGAATGTCCCATGCTGACATCGAGAAGCTCTTCCTCACTCTCGCCTAA
- a CDS encoding rhodanese-like domain-containing protein: protein MNTVTPQTLSELTNPVVVDVREPGEYVSGHAPAAASIPLGELVARVEELDRDETVYVICESGGRSAQAVEWLNTQGFDAVNVEGGTSAWRTAGLPVTKGN from the coding sequence ATGAACACCGTTACACCTCAGACCCTCTCCGAACTCACCAACCCCGTCGTCGTTGACGTGCGCGAACCCGGCGAATACGTTTCGGGGCATGCGCCTGCGGCCGCGAGTATTCCGCTCGGGGAACTCGTTGCTCGTGTCGAAGAACTCGACCGTGACGAGACCGTCTACGTCATCTGCGAGAGCGGTGGACGCAGCGCTCAGGCCGTCGAATGGCTCAACACTCAAGGCTTCGACGCTGTCAACGTCGAGGGCGGAACTTCCGCCTGGCGTACTGCCGGCCTGCCCGTCACGAAAGGCAACTAG